The Breoghania sp. L-A4 sequence CGCGAGGTGCTGCAACGGCGGTTCGCGCGGCTGCTCAAGGAGCACGCCGGCGGACGGCCCGATCTGCCGGTGGAGGGCGAGGCCGCCGGCGCGCAAGAGCCGGAGCTGGCCGGCGCCGATGAGGCCGGCACGGATGCCGCCGACACGGCGGCCGACATGCCGCCATGGCCCGATCTCGTGTTCATCGACGGCGGCCTCGGCCAGCTCAACGCGGTGCGCGAGACGCTCGATGAAATGGGGCTCTCCGGCGTGCGTCTGGTGGGCATCGCCAAGGGCCCCGACCGGGACGCCGGCCGCGAGAAATTCTTCCAGGAGGGGCGCGCATCCTTCATGCTGCCCGAACGCGATCCGGTGCTGTATTTCGTCCAGCGGCTGCGCGACGAGGCCCACCGCTTCGCCATCGGAACCCACCGCGCGCGCCGCAAGAAGGACATCTCCGCCAATCCGCTCGACGAGGTCGGCGGCATCGGTCCAAGCCGCAAGCGGGCGCTGCTGCGCCACTTCGGCACGGCCAAGGCGGTCTCCAAGGCCGGCATCGACGATCTGACCGCGGTGGAGGGCATTTCACGCGCCATAGCCCAGGTGATATACGACCATTTCCACGAGTAGCCTGACGGGCAATCTCCGTATCCCTATGGTCCTTGTGCAACAAGACAATTTGACTGCTTTACGTACTCCCGTCCGTGGATAGGATACCGCTGTTCAATCGTTCGAAACCGCGAGGCGGCAAAGCATGTATGGCGACCGGGCACTTGACCGCGCGCTCACTCTTCTTGAGACCGACCGGGCTGCCGAGGCGTTACCGATTCTCGAAGAAATCAGCCAGCGCGAGCCGAAGAACGCGCAAGTCAATTTCGCACTGGGGATCGCGTGTACCGATGCAGGCGACAATCTCGCCGCGCTCGGCTATCTCCGCAAAGCCTCACGCGTCGGCAAGAAACATGCGCCGATCTTCGAGCACCTTGCTCGCGTCGAATACAAGCTCGGGCACCTCCAGGAGGCACTGAAGTCAGCGCAAATCGCGTTGTCACTCGACGCGACGAATCCGGACACGCACGTGGCAATCGGAGACATTTATACCGAACTGCGCCGCCCCGTCATGGCCAAGAACGCCTATGAGCGCGCCTTGAAGCTTGCCCCCGAGCATGTCGATGCATTGCTCGCCCTGGCCGAGCAATACCGCTCATCCGGTGATCTGGAAGCCGCGAGAGACCTGTTCGAGCGCACGAGAGAAGTCGCTCCGGACAGCGCGGCCGCCCTGGCCGGGCTCGCGGACCTGCAACGCTTCAAGCAACGCCCGGCGCTACTTGACGAAATCGAGGGTTTGCTGGCACGTGACAAACAGCCCGCTCCGCATGCGAGGGCCCTCCTGCACTGGGCGGCCGGCAAGATCGAGGACGATCTCGACGAACCGGCTGCCGCCTTCCGCCATTTCGAAGCCGCAAGGCCGGACCATTATCCGCCCTACGACCACACGCGCTACGAAGCTTTTGTCGACGCACTGATCGGACTCGTCACGCCACAGTTTCTGGAAGAACGGCGAGATGCCGCGCTGACCTCGGAAAAACCGGTCTTCATCGTCGGCATGCCACGCTCCGGCACGACCCTGATCGAGCAAATCCTTGGCCGCCATTCCCGGGCACAAGCTGCCGGCGAACTGTCCTTCTTCTTCAACGCGCGGCTCGAACTGGGGTATCGGCCGGATGCACCGGAACCCCATCTGGAACGCATAGCCCACATCGAACCGAAGGAACTGAACAGGATCGGCCGCCGCTACCTTGCCAAACTCGACGCGATCGATGGAAAAGCAAAGCGGGTCATCGACAAATTCCCGCACAACTTCGAGCAGCTTTGGATGCTGGCTCTGCTGTTTCCCAGAGCCACGTTCATCCACGCGAAGCGCGACCCCGCCGATACCTGCGCCTCGATTCTGAGCAAGCCGCTGCGTGCCGCGCATCGATACAGCCGCAGTCAGACGGATCTCGGCCGCTACTACCGCGCCTATCGCAAACTCATGGACCATTGGCACTCAGTTCTGCCGGTGAAAATCCGCGACCAATCCTACGAAGCGCTGATTGCCGAGCAGGAGACCGAAAGCCGTTCACTCCTGGCCCATGCGGGCCTTGATTGGGAAGACGCCTGCCTCGAGTTCTACAAGGGAGATTCACCGGTCGCGACCTTCAGCCAGCAGCAAGTCCGGCAGCCGATATACAATACGTCGATCAGACGTTGGGTCCGGTACAAAGATGAGATCGGAGTCCTGCTCGACGCCCTCGGCGACCTTGCGCCGACTGATCGGTGAATGGGAATAAGACATGCCTGAACCGAAGCGTCTGACGGACAATGCGAACGGAGTTGGAGTATCATCCTCCGGACCATTGAACCGGTGTAGTCATGTCCTGTTCAATGGACGGATCAAGTTCTTGAGTCGCAGAGCGGAGCGGCACGCTCACCGCCAATGACCAACCAGTGAGTTCCATGCATAGCCAACAAGCCGAATCCATGTTCCAGGCGGCCCTCGACCTGCTGGAGGAAAACCGCGTCGACGACGCGACACCGCTGTTGCGCACCCTGCACGAACAATCACCGCGGGATGCGCGCGTCAATTTCTCGCTTGGCATCACCGCGCACAGGGCCGGTGACGACGCGGCCTGCCTCAAGCATCTGAAATGGGCAGCGGCGGTCGCGAAGAAAAAGGCCATCGTCTTCGAGGAACTGGCCCGCGCCCACATGCGCGCAGGGGAAACCAAGGAGGCGATCGACGCGGCGCGAAAGGCCATCGCGCTGGCGCCGAAAAATCCGGACATGCACGCCGTGCTGGGAGATGTATATCAAGGTGTGGACCGCGCACTGCTTGCCGAAAGGTCGTACCAGCGCGCGCTCGAGCTCAGCCCGGACCATGTGGCTGCTCTGACCGGATTGGCCGACCTCCGCATCACCGCTGGCGAACCGAAGGAAGCCGAGGCGCTGCTGCGCCGCGCGACGCAGTCCCCGACCGGTGACGGCTCGATCGCCTATATCCCGTTGTCGCAGCTCAGAAAACGCGAGAAACATGCAGACGACCTGCCGGCGGTTGAACGGGAGCTTGCAACCGACGGGCATCGCAACGCGCGGGAAATCGGCCGTCTGCACTTCGCCGCCGCGGTGATGGCCGATCAGGAGGACGAGGTGTCCCGGGCGTTCGAGCACTATGAGAAAGGTCACCAAGGCTTCTACCCGCCCTATCGCGTCGAGACCTACGCCGCCCATGTCGACAACGCGCGCGCCCTGTTCACCAAGGAGTTCTTTCTCGAACGCCGGGACGCCGCCTTCGAGACCCGCAAACCCGTCTTCGTCGTCGGCATGCCGCGTTCGGGCACGACGCTCGCAGAACAGATCATCAGCCGCCATTCACAGGCGGCCGGGGCGGGCGAACTCGGTTTCTTCAACCAGCAGAACCTGGCGCTCGGGTTCCGCATGGCCACTCCGGCGGAATTCACGAAAAACGTCCTTTCCCTGACAACGCGGGACCTGACGCGCATCGGGCGCAAGTATCTGGCGCAACTGGATCAACTGGCACCCAAGGCGGAGCGTGTCGTCGACAAGATGCCGCACAACTTCGAATCTCTCTGGCTCCTCGCGCTGCTGTTTCCCAACGCCACCTTTATCCACTGCACGCGCGAGCCGGCGGACACTTGTGTCTCGATTTTCACGACACCGCTAAAGCCATCGCACCGGTACAATCGCAGCCAGAGGACACTGGGGCTCTACTACCGCGACTACCGCAAACTGATGACGCACTGGCACGAGACGCTTCCGGTCACCGTTCATGACCATTCCTACGAGGCCGTGATCGCCGATCAGGAAGCACAAAGCCGCGCGCTGATCGCCCATACCGGTCTCGAATGGGAAGACGCCTGCCTGGAATTCTACAAGGGTGAGGAAGCGGTCAAGACGTTCAGCAGGGAACAGGTGCGGCAACCGATCTACGCATCATCGGTCGCACGCTGGCAGCGCTACGAAGCGCATATCGGCCCCCTGCTGGCAGCCCTCGGCGATCTCGCTCCAAAGCCCCGATAAAGACCCCGACATTGCGGCGACGGACCGCGCACACGCTTGAGCGATATCAACGCTTGGCGACAACCGTGTTATACAAAGCGGCTTCAAGACCGCAGAATCGCAGCATCGCCACCTCCCGCATGGCGCCGGCAGATGAACAAGGCATGGCGGCCGCGTAATACGCGCCGCCGCCGCAATTCGCCGCCATGCAACCCGTCTGAGCTGAGAAAATCGAATGGTTGTTTCCAACAGTATGCTCCTGCTGACGCAGGCCGTTTTCTATTTCGGCGTCATGTCGGCGCTGCTGCACGGCAGGAAGCGCTTCGGGCTGGGACTGTTTCTCTGCGCCCTGGGCGTGATGCATTTTCTGGAAACCTATCTCGCCAGCGTTTTCTACATCGAGCTTCCCTTCGGAATTATCTCGCCCGGCTCCACGGTGCTGTTCTCGGGCAAGCTGCTGATGATCCTGCTGCTCTACATCAAGGAAGACGCGACCGTCGTCCGCCAGCCCATCTACGGATTGCTGATCGGCAATTTCCTGATCGTCGGACTGGTCATGATTCTGCGCAATCACGAGGTGATCAACGTCGTGCCCGACCGCCTGCCGGACATCGACTTCCTCGATGAGATCGGCTGGCTGATGGTCTGGGGCACTGCGCTGCTGTTCATCGATTCCATCGCCATCATCCTGCTCTACGAACGGTTGGGGCAATGGCTCCGCCGCTTTCCCACGGTGCGGATCTTCATTGCCGCCGCCGCCCTGCTGACATTCGATCAGGCCGGATTTTTCCTCGCCCTGCACTATGTATCGGGCGCGCCATGGGAGGTCATGTTCGGCGGCTGGGCGGCGAAAATATCCGCTGCCATCGTCTTCAGCCTGTTCGCGGGCGCCTATCTGCACTGGATGGAACGCGACGATATCCCGCCGGTGCATCACGCAAGCCTGAAGGACGTGTTCCACAAGCTCACCTATCGCGAGCGCTACGAGGATCTGCTGGAGCGCACGGGCCGCGACGGGCTGACCGGCGTGCAGGATCGCGGCCGCTTCGATCTCGTGGGGCACCAGATGCTGGAGGACGCCAAACGCGACAAGCACCCGGTCAGCCTGCTGATGATCGACGTGGATCACTTCAAATCAATCAACGACGAATTCGGCCACACGGCCGGCGACGCGGTGCTGGTGCGGATCGCCGAGATCCTAGATGGCGCGATCCGCCAGCAAGACCAGCTGTTTCGCTATGGCGGCGAGGAATTCGTCGTGTTGTGCGACGCGCTCTCCCCACAAGCCGCCTCGGCGCTGGCCGATCGGCTGCGCAATGCCGTGGCCCTGCGCGCCGGGGAGGCCATCGGCACCGAGATCACCGTCAGCATCGGTGTCTCGAGCACGTTGACCGACGGATCGGATCTCGACACGGTCTTTCGCGCCGCCGACGCGCGTCTGTACCGCGCCAAGCGCCGCGGCCGCAATCATGTCGTGTCCGACGACATGCAAGACGCAACAGAAACCGCGTGATCAGCCCGCATCCGGAAGCCCTGCGCGGCAGCCCTGCCCATGACCGCCCGAGATACGCCCTGCGCGCGACGTCCGGAAACATCCATCGCCTGTCCTGGCGGCGGGTCGGCCGCGCGCCGGGATAGATTCACCGCCGTTGTTTTTCACGAATGTGCTCTCGCGAATTGACGGCAAGCGGGGTGGCGTGCTTGTTTTGCACCGCAGTCCTTATTCCTCCCATTCCAATCGAGTCGCGATGTCCGCATCCGTCGCCCTGTCAGTTCCCAATATCCTGACCTATGTCCGTATCCTCGCCGTACCGGCTGTGGCTGCGTGTTTCCATTGGCCAACGACGACCACACGCTGGATCGCCCTGGCGATCTTCATCGCCGCCGCCATCACGGATTTCTTCGACGGTTATCTGGCCCGCATCTGGAAGCAGCAGTCCGCCCTGGGCCGCATGCTGGATCCGATCGCCGACAAGCTTCTGGTCGCCGCCTGCCTGCTGCTGCTTGCCTCCGACGGCACCATCGGCGGCTTGTCACTGCTCGCTGCGATCATCATCCTGTGCCGCGAGATTCTGGTCTCGGGCCTGCGGGAGTTCCTGGCGGAGTTGCGGGTCAGCGTGCCGGTAACGACCATGGCGAAATACAAGACGACGGCGCAGCTTGTGGCGCTCGGCTTCCTGCTGGCCGGTCCCGCCGGCGATCTGGTGCTGCCGGGCACAACGATGACCGGCCTGACGCTGCTCTGGATTTCCGCCTTGCTGACCCTTTATACCGGGTATGATTATTTTCGCGCCGGCGTCAGCCATCTGATCGAGGAACAGCGATGAAAGTGCTCTATTTCGCCTGGGTCCGGGAACGTATCGGAACCGCGGAAGAAGACCTGGACCTGCCCGAGAGCGTGTCCACACCGGCCGAACTGATCGGCTGGCTGAAGACGCGCGGGCCGGAATTCGAGTCCGCCTTCGAACGGCCGGAAATCATCCGCGTCGCTCTTGATCAGGTGCATGTGGAACAGGACGCGCCGCTGGGCAATCCGCGCGAGATCGCCCTGTTCCCGCCGATGACCGGCGGCTGAACCGGCCGCCGCGCGCGCCATCCAGGGCGGGCCGCGGCACAGCGACGGACCTTACGCCATGACATCCGAACCTCACGCATCCGCACGGCGCGCCGACGCACCGCAAGCCCCTGTCAGGATCAGCATCCAGGCAGAGGATTTCGACAGTGCCGCCGAGATCGCCCGGCTGGCCGAGGGCCGCACGGACGTGGGCGCCGTCGTTTCCTTCACCGGGCTGTGCCGGGATGAAGGCGGCACGCTTGAGGCACTTGAGCTTGAGCACTATCCCGGAATGGCGGAAGGCGAGATCAGCCGCATTGTCGACGATGCGGTGGCCCGCTGGCCGCTGGCCGGCGTCACCGTGATCCACCGCCACGGCAAGATCGCGCCGGGCGGCAATATCGTTCTGGTGGTCACGGCCTCCGCCCATCGCGGCGCGGCCTTCGCGGCCGGCGAGTTTCTGATGGACTTCCTGAAGACCCGGGCGCCGTTCTGGAAAAAGGAGCACCGCCGGGACGGCACCGCGACCGAATGGGTCGAGGCGGCGGCGCGCGACGACGAGGCCACCGAGCGCTGGTGACAGCCACAGGATGACACCAGCGGCCGCAGGCTGTATTCCCGGTATCCAGCATCTGACGACGCCCTTCCAGGGCGCGGCATCGCCGCACTCCCCGCCCGCGGCGCAACAAGGTTCACGCAATGAGTCGTACTACCGTGGCGGATGCCGGTTCGCATCCCGGACTGTCGTTTGTCGAATTCGTGGCGATCATCGCCGCGCTGATGGCATTGAATGCCCTGGCCATCGACGCCATGCTGCCGGCGCTGCCCAACATCGCCCGCGATTTCGGCGGCATCAGCGTCAACGAGAGCCAGACGGTGCTGACCGCCTATCTGCTCGGCTTCGGCGGCGCCCAACTGGTGTTCGGCCCCCTTTCCGACCGCTTCGGCCGCCGCACCTTCATCCTGATCGGCCTGGCCATCTACGCGGCCGCAAGCGTAGCCTCAGTGTTCGTGACGACGTTTGACGGGTTGCTGCTGTGCCGTTTGCTGCAGGGCATCGGCTGCGCCGCGCCGCGCGTCGTCGCCATCTCCGTCATCCGTGATTGCTATGGCGGCCGTCAGATGGCCCGCGTCATGTCGCTCGCCATGATGGTGTTCATCATCGTGCCGGTGATCGGTCCGGGGATCGGTCAGGCGGTCATCCTGATGGCCCCGTGGCGCTGGATATTTGGTCTGCTGACCTTCGGCGGCGTCTCCATGCTCGTGTGGACCAGCCTGCGCCTGCCGGAAACGCTGGACGTCGACAAGCGCCGGCCGCTGTCAGTGCGCACCGTCGCCGCGTCCTACGCGGAGGCGCTGACCACCCGCGTATCGCTCGGCTACATGCTCGGCGCCACCTTGCTGTTTGGCGGGATGTTCGGGTTCCTCAATTCCGCCCAGCAGATTTTCGTCGATACCTACGACACCGGCAACGCCTTCCCTTTGGTCTTCGCGCTGGTGGCGCTGGCGGTGGCGGCCTCGTCGTTCATGAACGCCAAGCTCGTGGGCCGTCTCGGCATGCGGCCGCTGTCGCATTGGGCGCTGCTGGCGCTGATCGCCGCCTTCGCGGTCCACGGGGGGCTGGCTTACGCGCACCTGGATACGGTCTATTCCTTCGTGGTGCTGATGGGCATCGGCATGTTCTGCTTCGGCATCCTGATGGCGAACTTCAACGCGCTGGCGATGGAACCGCTCGGCCATATTGCGGGCACCGCATCGGCAGCCATCGGCTTTGTCTCGACCACCGGCGGCGCGCTGATCGGCTACATGATCGGCCAGGCGTACGACGGCTCCGTGCTGCCGCTGATGATCGGCTTCGGAGGGACCGGCCTCATCGCGCTCGTGGTCGTGCTCATCACCGAAAGCGGCAAGCTGTTCCAGCACGGTGAAGCGGCGCCAGAGCACCCCTGAATGCGGCAGCTTCCAAAAGAGCACCGTCGCCGATGAAGCCGCCGGCCCGATGGCCGGCGGCAAGTCCGATATCGCGGATCAGGCGGCAAGCGCATGCGCGACCGACGTTGCCAATGGCGTGGTCGCCGCACCGATCAAAGTACTCATCGCGCGCGAGTCATCGAACAGCGCGCCCTGCGAGGCGCTGACATCCGATTGCGCCAGGATTACCGCAAACGCCGCCGGCACGCCGGCCGAGACCAAAGCGGCTGTGTAATCGGATTCGGACAGATCCATGTAGACGATGGGCTTTCGGGACTGCGCCGCAATCTCCGCCGCGAGATCCGCGAGCGTATAGCTGTCGTCCCCCGCCAATTCATAGACGCGGCCCGCCTGCTGCTCCGGGCTGGTCAGCACTGTGGCGGCGGCCCGCGCATAATCCTGACGCGCGGCGGACGCGATGCGCCCCTCACCCGCGGCGCCGATCACCGCGCCATGGAGGAGCACCGCCGGCAGCGCGGCAAGATAGTTTTCCGTGTACCAGCCGTTGCGCAGCAATACGTGCGGCAACCCCGAGTCACGCAGGGCGGCTTCCGTGTCCCGGTGCTCAATCGCCAGGGTCAGGAGCGACGTGTCCGCGTGCAGGACGCTGGTGTAGGCGACAAGCCCAATATTCTCGGCGAGAGCCGCATCGATTACCGCACGATGCTGGCTGGCGCGCTGCCCCACTTCGCTTGAGGAGATCAGCAGCAGCTTGTCGGCGCCGCGCAGTGCCGGCCGCAAGGTCTCCGGTCGCGAATAATCCGCTTCACGAACGACAACGCCCCTGGCGGCCAAATCCGCGGCCTTCGCGGGATCGCGCACAGCGGCAACGATGTCTCCCGCGGGCATCCGCTGGAGCAGTTCCTCAATTACATGACGGCCAAGTTGGCCCGTGGCGCCCGTGACGGCTATCATCAAACCGATCCTTTCAATGTTTCGATGTTGCGAAACCTGGATCATTCACTTACTTTTTGTAAGTACGCACAAAAAGGTTAGTATGAAAATGTCCGCTCCGACACGTCTCAAAATCCCAGACACCGGATCTTCCGCCACAGAAAACCGGGCAGACGGACTGGCAGCGGCTCTGCATCGTGGAGAGGTTTTCGCGTCGGATTGCCCGTCGCGCGCCGTGCTGAAACGCATGACGAGCCGGTGGGGCGTGCTGATCATGGTGGCCCTGCTGTCGGGAACGCATCGCTTCAGCGAATTGCGCCGGAAGATCAATGGGGTCAGCGAAAAGATGCTGTCCCAAACACTGCAATGGCTTGAGGATGACGGGTTCGTGCGCCGAACGTCATATCCGGTTGTCCCGCCGCACGTCGAATACGACCTGACGCCACTGGGCCGCGAAGCGGCCGCAAAGCTCGAGGATCTGGTCGACTGGATCGAGGACAGCCTGCCGCGCATTCTGGCGGCGCGCCCGAAGAATTGAGCCACAGGCACAAAAAACCGCGGGACGAAGCCCGCGGCCTTTGCAGATCATACTGGCCGAATGGATGCCCGCCTATTCGGCGGCTTCCACCGCAAGCCCGCCCTTGGCGCGCACGGCGGCGTCATAGTCTTCCATCAGGGTCTTGGTGATCTCGCCGACCTGGAAGGACCACGGGCCGATCTCCGACACCGGCGTTACTTCCGCGGCCGTTCCCGTCAGAAAGCACTGCTCAAAGCCTTCCAGTTCCTCCGGCAGGATGGTCCGCTCGATGACTTCAAGACCGCGCTTGCGCGCCAGATCGATCACCGTGCGCCGCGTGATGCCGTTGAGGAAACAGTCGGGGTCCGGGGTATGGATCACGCCGTCCTTGACGAAGAACACGTTGGCGCCGGTGGCCTCGGCCACGTGACCGCGCCAGTCCAGCATCATCGCGTCCGCGTAGCCCTTGGCCTCGGCCGCGTGTTTGGACAGCGTGCAGATCATGTAAAGGCCCGCGGCCTTGGAGCGCGAGGGCGCCGTCATCGGATCCGGCCGGCGGTACATGGCCTGATCCAGCCGGATGCCCTTCAGCCGCTCTTCGGGCTTGAAGTAGCTCGGCCATTCCCATGCGGCGATCGCCACGTTGATCGAATTGTTCTGCGCGGAAACGCCCATCATCTCGCTGCCGCGCCAGGCGACCGGACGGACATAGGCGTCGACCAGCTTCATC is a genomic window containing:
- a CDS encoding molybdenum cofactor biosynthesis protein MoaE; its protein translation is MTSEPHASARRADAPQAPVRISIQAEDFDSAAEIARLAEGRTDVGAVVSFTGLCRDEGGTLEALELEHYPGMAEGEISRIVDDAVARWPLAGVTVIHRHGKIAPGGNIVLVVTASAHRGAAFAAGEFLMDFLKTRAPFWKKEHRRDGTATEWVEAAARDDEATERW
- a CDS encoding GGDEF domain-containing protein, whose product is MVVSNSMLLLTQAVFYFGVMSALLHGRKRFGLGLFLCALGVMHFLETYLASVFYIELPFGIISPGSTVLFSGKLLMILLLYIKEDATVVRQPIYGLLIGNFLIVGLVMILRNHEVINVVPDRLPDIDFLDEIGWLMVWGTALLFIDSIAIILLYERLGQWLRRFPTVRIFIAAAALLTFDQAGFFLALHYVSGAPWEVMFGGWAAKISAAIVFSLFAGAYLHWMERDDIPPVHHASLKDVFHKLTYRERYEDLLERTGRDGLTGVQDRGRFDLVGHQMLEDAKRDKHPVSLLMIDVDHFKSINDEFGHTAGDAVLVRIAEILDGAIRQQDQLFRYGGEEFVVLCDALSPQAASALADRLRNAVALRAGEAIGTEITVSIGVSSTLTDGSDLDTVFRAADARLYRAKRRGRNHVVSDDMQDATETA
- a CDS encoding helix-turn-helix domain-containing protein; translated protein: MSAPTRLKIPDTGSSATENRADGLAAALHRGEVFASDCPSRAVLKRMTSRWGVLIMVALLSGTHRFSELRRKINGVSEKMLSQTLQWLEDDGFVRRTSYPVVPPHVEYDLTPLGREAAAKLEDLVDWIEDSLPRILAARPKN
- a CDS encoding sulfotransferase; translation: MYGDRALDRALTLLETDRAAEALPILEEISQREPKNAQVNFALGIACTDAGDNLAALGYLRKASRVGKKHAPIFEHLARVEYKLGHLQEALKSAQIALSLDATNPDTHVAIGDIYTELRRPVMAKNAYERALKLAPEHVDALLALAEQYRSSGDLEAARDLFERTREVAPDSAAALAGLADLQRFKQRPALLDEIEGLLARDKQPAPHARALLHWAAGKIEDDLDEPAAAFRHFEAARPDHYPPYDHTRYEAFVDALIGLVTPQFLEERRDAALTSEKPVFIVGMPRSGTTLIEQILGRHSRAQAAGELSFFFNARLELGYRPDAPEPHLERIAHIEPKELNRIGRRYLAKLDAIDGKAKRVIDKFPHNFEQLWMLALLFPRATFIHAKRDPADTCASILSKPLRAAHRYSRSQTDLGRYYRAYRKLMDHWHSVLPVKIRDQSYEALIAEQETESRSLLAHAGLDWEDACLEFYKGDSPVATFSQQQVRQPIYNTSIRRWVRYKDEIGVLLDALGDLAPTDR
- a CDS encoding SDR family oxidoreductase, giving the protein MIAVTGATGQLGRHVIEELLQRMPAGDIVAAVRDPAKAADLAARGVVVREADYSRPETLRPALRGADKLLLISSSEVGQRASQHRAVIDAALAENIGLVAYTSVLHADTSLLTLAIEHRDTEAALRDSGLPHVLLRNGWYTENYLAALPAVLLHGAVIGAAGEGRIASAARQDYARAAATVLTSPEQQAGRVYELAGDDSYTLADLAAEIAAQSRKPIVYMDLSESDYTAALVSAGVPAAFAVILAQSDVSASQGALFDDSRAMSTLIGAATTPLATSVAHALAA
- a CDS encoding branched-chain amino acid aminotransferase — its product is MAGLPFDQRDGEIWYNGAFVPWADAKIHVLTHGLHYASCVFEGERAYGGHVFKLEEHTERLHESGRLLGFTIPYTPEQINDATVELLKRMKLVDAYVRPVAWRGSEMMGVSAQNNSINVAIAAWEWPSYFKPEERLKGIRLDQAMYRRPDPMTAPSRSKAAGLYMICTLSKHAAEAKGYADAMMLDWRGHVAEATGANVFFVKDGVIHTPDPDCFLNGITRRTVIDLARKRGLEVIERTILPEELEGFEQCFLTGTAAEVTPVSEIGPWSFQVGEITKTLMEDYDAAVRAKGGLAVEAAE
- a CDS encoding sulfotransferase; this encodes MHSQQAESMFQAALDLLEENRVDDATPLLRTLHEQSPRDARVNFSLGITAHRAGDDAACLKHLKWAAAVAKKKAIVFEELARAHMRAGETKEAIDAARKAIALAPKNPDMHAVLGDVYQGVDRALLAERSYQRALELSPDHVAALTGLADLRITAGEPKEAEALLRRATQSPTGDGSIAYIPLSQLRKREKHADDLPAVERELATDGHRNAREIGRLHFAAAVMADQEDEVSRAFEHYEKGHQGFYPPYRVETYAAHVDNARALFTKEFFLERRDAAFETRKPVFVVGMPRSGTTLAEQIISRHSQAAGAGELGFFNQQNLALGFRMATPAEFTKNVLSLTTRDLTRIGRKYLAQLDQLAPKAERVVDKMPHNFESLWLLALLFPNATFIHCTREPADTCVSIFTTPLKPSHRYNRSQRTLGLYYRDYRKLMTHWHETLPVTVHDHSYEAVIADQEAQSRALIAHTGLEWEDACLEFYKGEEAVKTFSREQVRQPIYASSVARWQRYEAHIGPLLAALGDLAPKPR
- the moaD gene encoding molybdopterin converting factor subunit 1, producing MKVLYFAWVRERIGTAEEDLDLPESVSTPAELIGWLKTRGPEFESAFERPEIIRVALDQVHVEQDAPLGNPREIALFPPMTGG
- the pgsA gene encoding CDP-diacylglycerol--glycerol-3-phosphate 3-phosphatidyltransferase — protein: MSASVALSVPNILTYVRILAVPAVAACFHWPTTTTRWIALAIFIAAAITDFFDGYLARIWKQQSALGRMLDPIADKLLVAACLLLLASDGTIGGLSLLAAIIILCREILVSGLREFLAELRVSVPVTTMAKYKTTAQLVALGFLLAGPAGDLVLPGTTMTGLTLLWISALLTLYTGYDYFRAGVSHLIEEQR
- a CDS encoding multidrug effflux MFS transporter, encoding MSRTTVADAGSHPGLSFVEFVAIIAALMALNALAIDAMLPALPNIARDFGGISVNESQTVLTAYLLGFGGAQLVFGPLSDRFGRRTFILIGLAIYAAASVASVFVTTFDGLLLCRLLQGIGCAAPRVVAISVIRDCYGGRQMARVMSLAMMVFIIVPVIGPGIGQAVILMAPWRWIFGLLTFGGVSMLVWTSLRLPETLDVDKRRPLSVRTVAASYAEALTTRVSLGYMLGATLLFGGMFGFLNSAQQIFVDTYDTGNAFPLVFALVALAVAASSFMNAKLVGRLGMRPLSHWALLALIAAFAVHGGLAYAHLDTVYSFVVLMGIGMFCFGILMANFNALAMEPLGHIAGTASAAIGFVSTTGGALIGYMIGQAYDGSVLPLMIGFGGTGLIALVVVLITESGKLFQHGEAAPEHP